The following coding sequences lie in one Arachis hypogaea cultivar Tifrunner chromosome 9, arahy.Tifrunner.gnm2.J5K5, whole genome shotgun sequence genomic window:
- the LOC112712979 gene encoding phosphoglucan, water dikinase, chloroplastic: MVNFNHIKGASSGGVILLPDAETQTSGAEAAACGRLSSLSSVSDKVYSDQGMPASFRVPAGAVLPYGSMELELENSNCTEIFRSLLEKIETAKLEGGELDELCHQLQQLISSLKPSKDVIESIERMFPSNARMIVRSSANVEDLAGMSAAGLYESIPNVSPSNPTVFGSAVSQVWASLYTRRAVLSRSAACVPYKEASMAVLVQEMLNKLIGNSK; encoded by the exons ATGGTTAACTTTAATCATATCAAGGGTGCTTCTTCTGGAGGAGTTATCTTGCTTCCTGATGCAGAAACACAGACTTCTGGTGCAGAGGCAGCTGCATGTGGTCGCTTGTCTTCATTGTCCTCTGTTTCTGATAAAG TTTACAGTGATCAGGGAATGCCGGCTTCTTTTCGAGTTCCTGCTGGGGCTGTTTTACCATATGGATCCATGGAATTGGAGCTAGAGAATAGTAACTGCACTGAAATATTTAGGTCGTTGTTGGAAAAGATAGAAACTGCAAAACTAGAGGGTGGTGAGCTTGATGAACTATGCCATCAACTGCAGCAATTGATTTCTTCCTTGAAGCCAtcaaaagatgtgattgaaagcATTGAGAGAATGTTTCCAAGCAATGCACGAATGATTGTTCGTTCCAGCGCCAACGTTGAAGACTTGGCTGGAATGTCAGCTGCTGGACTCTACGAATCAATACCCAATGTTAGTCCTTCCAATCCAACAGTTTTTGGATCTGCAGTTAGCCAAGTGTGGGCTTCGCTATACACACGGCGGGCAGTTTTGAGTCGCAGTGCTGCTTGTGTGCCATACAAGGAAGCTTCCATGGCAGTTTTAGTCCAAGAAATGCTAAACAAATTGATTGGAAATTCTAAATAA